tttttttttagtggggGAAGGCATGGTTTcgtgtggggttttgtttctaataatttttatttggtAGGGGTTGGCACCCCGATTACAGCCCCATTTCACATCTTTCACAATCCCCCCTGCACCTCTTTACTGTTCCCTGGTGCTCCCCATTACGGAGCCCAAAACCCCACCGAACCCCGCTATTCCGGCCCATATCCCCCTCTGCGGACCGCTGTTGCCTTCCCTCAGACTCGTTATTGGCCCCCCACACCGATCCTCCTCATCGACCCCATGGCCTCCCCTAGCCACAACCACCGCGCATGCGTGGCGAGACGGGCCAGCACGGCCCCACGCACCACGTGATACAGCCAATACCACTTTCCTATTGGTAGCGGGACCACAAGCCCAGCCCAGGAAACCATGGATTACGTCATCCCGTGGCGCCGCCATGCTCGGAAGGCCACAACAGAGGACTAATACAATTCCACCAAGCTGCGCCACCATCTTGGGTGTACCGGGAGGTCTGGCGGGAGCAGCGGTACACCGGGGCCGCCATGTTGGACGTACCAGCGCGTGTGAGACTCCCCCCACGAGCCGCCATGTTGGGTGTCCCACCAGGACCGTGCCCAAGGCGTGTCCGTGTCTCCACCCTGCTGGTCTCAGGAGCCAGCAGGTACTAAGACATGTCTCGCCAGGCCTGTCTCCGTGTGTGCCCCTCTCAGGAGAACCTGTCAGCACCAGATGGACTCAAGAGGCAGAGTGGAGGGAAAAATGGTCCTTTACTGAGTGCTGGGAGTCCAGGCCAGTCCAGCTGCCCGCAGGGTGACCCCAGCTCAGCACTTGGAATAGCGGCGGCGCACAGAGTCGCGGTAGAACTGGAAGATGGTGGTGGCGGCAcgctgggctgcagccaggcactgctgcatcTGTCAGGACCAGGGTGAAGGGGTGGGTGCGAAGGTCCCCCTTTGAGAGAATCTCGTACCCCAAAACCCTCCTAGGGAGTCTCTCACCTcctccacagagcagctgcccttGGTGCTGGCCATCAGCACCTTCCTCTCGCTGCTGGCGATGGCAAAGGTGAGGATGGCACGGGCctcctgtggggacaggggtcagGAGGGCTTGGAGGGCACACGCAGAGCTGGGTGCCCCCCCAGGGCTCACCTGCTCCTGTCGGGCTGTGGGGTCCAGCAGGATGGTGCCATCGGGCTGCAGTGCAcaggtgacaccacagaagagGGTGGCGAGGGGCAGCCCCGCATCCAGCAGCGCCATGCAGGCTGCGTtcaggcagcaggacagcagctggggGCCGTGTCAAGGGACCCCACAGCCTAAACAGCTCCGAGTCCCCCAGCCCCCAGGGCCCCCCATAGCTGTCCCACAAAGCAAAGGATACAGAGCCAGCATCgctcagcacctgcagcaccagggagaTGGCAGTGCGGGGGTGCAGCACCCCCAAGATCACGGCCTCGCATGTCTGGCGCAGCAGCTGCTCCCGGCTGCGCTCCAGCACACCTGCACAACGAGGAGGGTGtcacagctcctccaggaaCCCCCTTTATCATTTGAGCTTTGGGCCTCAAGAAAAGAGATTTAACCCCTGGAACTGGGCGGCCACCAAGCTCCCAGTGGTGCCCAGGCCTTGGAAAGATAAATCTCTGCTCGGTGGAACTGCCCTGGTGGGGCCAGGCCTGGACAGGCCTCAGTGACCTGGGGCCTGTGGGAGGTCCCAGCCACAGGGATTTCCCTGACACTGGAAATGGGCAGGGCAGGATTGATGGGCCACAAGGACATTTGGCACAACTCCCATGATAAGGACTAGAGACAGAGCGTGGTGCTAATTAGTGTGAGAGTAGCAAGGGAAATCATTACCCAACAGCAGGCAGAATACTAATTAATGAGAGAACTGGATAACTTGTAGCAAACCAACACCAATGCCTTTGCTACAATGAGTACATAATGAAGGGGTTTGGTTGTGCTGAATTTGTAGATTTGCCACACAGCATAATGCAAATAAAGGCttgtaaataaaccaaataCCTCGACTCTTGCACTCTGGGCGA
This genomic window from Prinia subflava isolate CZ2003 ecotype Zambia chromosome Z, Cam_Psub_1.2, whole genome shotgun sequence contains:
- the EXOSC5 gene encoding exosome complex component RRP46, which codes for MAVELEGVQCRLRPFSCELGLLSRPDGSAAFLQGDTSVLAGLYGPAEAKVSKELPDRAALEVLLRPKVGLPGVLERSREQLLRQTCEAVILGVLHPRTAISLVLQVLSDAGSLLSCCLNAACMALLDAGLPLATLFCGVTCALQPDGTILLDPTARQEQEARAILTFAIASSERKVLMASTKGSCSVEEMQQCLAAAQRAATTIFQFYRDSVRRRYSKC